CGTCCTGGGACGTGAACACGTGGACGCCTGGCATCCTCAAGCGTCACGGCTTCCTCTACGACACCTCGCTGATGGGCAACGACGTGCCCTACGAGATCGACAGCGAGGAGGGCCCGCTCATCGAGCTGCCGATCCAGTGGCTGCTCGACGATGCCCCGCTCTTTCGCCACGTCTACGGCGCCACCAATGCCATCGCGGATCCCGGCCGCGTGCTGCAGATGTGGAGCAAAGAGTTCGCGGGCATGCACGCGGAGAACGGGGCCTTCATCCTCACCTGCCACCCCTTCGTGAGCGGCCGCGCCTCCCGCATCCAGCTCCTGGAAGACCTCGTGGCCTACATGCGGAAGTTCCGCGGGGTCTGGTTCACCACCTGCGAGGAGATCGCGAAGTGGCACGCCTCCGGCCGGGAGGCGGTGGGCGCGACGAACGGCGCCGGGCGCGAGGCGAAGAAGCCCGCTAGCCGGCGTCCGGCGGCACGGGCTCGGCGCTGAGCAGCGCGTCGAGCCGCGCGTAGCCGGCGGAGGTGAGTCGGCCGCCCGCCATCAGCCCCGCGCCGCCGGGCGCGGCGAGCAGGCGCGCCAGGCCGGCGCCGATGGCGAGCTTGCTGTGGCGCGACGAGACGAGCGCGCCGCCGAACTGCGCCCGCAGAGCCTCCACCGCGCGCGGCAGGTAGTCCACGCCCGCGGCGGCCTTGGCCTCGAGCTCCACCTCGTGGTGGCGTACCGGCCCGGACGCAAGCCGGTACGTCACCTCGTCGATGGCTAGCTCCGCGATCGGCGCGCCCGCACCCGCGTGGCGGAGCCGGCGGCGCGTCTCGCGCTCCTGCACGCGCGCCAGTCCCGCCGCCGCGAGCACGGATGATGGGTCGCCCGTCGCGGGCGCGGCGGCCAGCGCGATGCCTTGACGCGCGAGGGCCGCGCGCGCCTCCTCGAACGCGGCGGCCGACCACTCGCGCTCGAGCTCGTCGCGCTCCGTGACGCCGGAACCAACGTCGCGGGCCTCGCCCTTCAAGGTGAGCTTGGTGGCCTCGCCGGTCACACGCAGCCGTAGGGACTGCCGCCGCACGCGGAGCGCCCCCTCCAGGGTGTCGAAGTAGGTGTCGCGCTGCACCACGGTGCCGGCGGCGGCGAGGGACTGCCCGGCCAGGCTGGTCAAGGCGGCGATGGCGTCGGCGATTGCCTCCGGCGGCTCGGCCGTGATGACGAGCTTGGCCTCGCGCTCCGGCACCGCCGTTCCTCCCGCGGATCAGGCCGGTCGAAGCGCGGCGAGGTGCGGCATGACCTCCGCGGCGAAGAGGTCGATGGACGCGACGGCCGCCGCCTCCGCCATGTCGCCGAACATCATGCGGCAGACGAAGTAGTTGCAGCCGCTGGCCGCGACCTGCCGCTCGATCTCCTCCCGCACGCGCGCCGGCGTCCCCGCGATGGCCACCCCCCGCTGCCGCGCCTCGTCGAAGTCGCGGGCGAAGCGGAAGGGCAGCGCGCCGAAGTCGCGCCAGAGCTTCGTGAGGTTCGCGTACCACGTGGCATA
This is a stretch of genomic DNA from Candidatus Methylomirabilota bacterium. It encodes these proteins:
- a CDS encoding polysaccharide deacetylase, with product MRYRWPDGKQSAVVLSFDFDAESGFYFREPEKAKRSLGDLEERRFGPRVGVDRILRLMDRLKMKASFYIPGWTVEHHPAPSKRIRDAGHEIGAHGNMHEAVSFLDKALEEQIMREQLAILKDGLGVVPKGYRSPSWDVNTWTPGILKRHGFLYDTSLMGNDVPYEIDSEEGPLIELPIQWLLDDAPLFRHVYGATNAIADPGRVLQMWSKEFAGMHAENGAFILTCHPFVSGRASRIQLLEDLVAYMRKFRGVWFTTCEEIAKWHASGREAVGATNGAGREAKKPASRRPAARARR
- a CDS encoding CYTH domain-containing protein, whose protein sequence is MPEREAKLVITAEPPEAIADAIAALTSLAGQSLAAAGTVVQRDTYFDTLEGALRVRRQSLRLRVTGEATKLTLKGEARDVGSGVTERDELEREWSAAAFEEARAALARQGIALAAAPATGDPSSVLAAAGLARVQERETRRRLRHAGAGAPIAELAIDEVTYRLASGPVRHHEVELEAKAAAGVDYLPRAVEALRAQFGGALVSSRHSKLAIGAGLARLLAAPGGAGLMAGGRLTSAGYARLDALLSAEPVPPDAG